The Chloroflexota bacterium sequence GGCGGCTTGGCCATGGTGCACGCCGAGAACGGCTATGCTATCGACTACCTCGTGGAAAAGTTCATTGCTGATGGCAAAGTTTCCCGGGAGTATTTCATGCCGTCGCAGCCAAATATTCTGGAGGTAGACGCGGTTCGAAAGGCGGCCACCTATGCTGCTCTCACTGACTGCCCTCTCTATTATGTGCACCTGAGCGCCCGTGAGATTCCCGAGATAATCACCGGCATGAAGCAGGAGGGGAGGCGCATTTATGGCGAGACCTGCCCGCAGTACCTGTCCCTGACCAACCAGTCTGTGCTGGAGAAGGGGGCCCTGGGCAAGGTAGGCCCGCCCCTGAGGGAAAAAGAGGACAACGAGGCGATCTGGCGGGGGCTGGCCAGCCATGCCATCGATACCGTGGCTAGCGATTCGTGCAATGTCAAAATGGAACAAAAAGAGTGGGGTGGGGCTTCCACGGATTTCATCAGCGGGTCGGAAGCCAAGCCAAAGCCGGGCAATATCTTTGAAGCACGCTTTGGCATGCCATCTGTGGAGCCGATGCTCCAGGTGGTGTACCACGATGGCGTGAATGGTGGACGCATCACTCTGCCGCGTCTGGTACAGACCATGTGTGAAAATCCGGCAAAGATATTCGGGCTCTATCCGAAAAAGGGCGTCATCCAGGAAGGCTCCGACGCTGATATAGTCGTGTTCGATCCGTCGCTGCCGTCTACTCTCAGCGCGGAGAAAATGCACAGCAATGCCGACTACACCCTCTTTGAGGGCAAGGAGGTTATGGGTGCCCCTGTCTTCTCCATGCAACGCGGCGAGGTGTTAATCGAAGACGGTCAGCTCAGGCGAAAGCAGGGCAGTGCCAAGTTCTTACCCGGGAACCGTGACCTGGCCGCCTATGCCAAGAATGGATTCCCGGTAGAATAAATTTGAACCGGTGATGTGTCAGGGCTTGCTTAACGGTATGTTTTACAGCGCTTTAGTATAGATGTCCTTGACATCATCTTCAGTCAGATTTCTCGGGTTGGGCACGAAAAGTCGGCTCAGCTTCATACCTCCCTCCACGAGTGCCGGGATGTCAGCTTTGGTAATACCGTAATCGCTCAACCTGGCCGGAATGTTAACGATTTCAAGCAGCCGGAATATATGAGCCACGAGCTTCTCGACTGCCTGGTAAGACGTGAGTCCTTCCGTGTTTTCCCCCATGGCCTGTGCAATGGCAGCGTATTTCTTTAAACTGCCGATCTTGTTGCAATCAACGACGTACGGCAGCATAACCGCGTTGGCTCTGCCGTGGGACAGATGATATTTGATACCCAGTATATTGGATAGCGCGTGAACCGCTCCCACATTACTGCTGGTGAAGGCCATACCGGCCAGGGTTGCGGCCAGGGACATATGGTATCTCGCTTCAATATTTTCTGCCTTGGCATATGCCGCTGGCAGGTATGCGGCAATTAGACGAACTGCCTCGAGGGACAAAACATCGGAGAAGGGCGTGGCAAGCGCCGAAACATATGATTCTACGGCATGAACCAGGGCATCGACGCCGGTATCGGCGGTTACCTTGGACGGCATTGATAACGTGAGCATGGGGTCGACGATGGCAACATCGGCCAGGTTCATATTACTGTGAACTGCCGCTTTCAGGTGCTGTGCCTCATCTACGACCACAATCACGCGGGTGACTTCGCTGCCAGTCCCGGCCGTGGTCGGAATCAGTATCTTGGGGAGTCCTCTCAGGGGAACCAGCTCTAGTCCGGCATAATCAAGAATCTTCCCTTTGTTCTTAACCACGATGGAAATACCCTTGGCAACATCCAGGGAGCTACCCCCGCCGACGCCGATAACGAGGTCTACTCCGTTTTCTACCGCCATCCTGGCACCATCATCAACGTTGCGGGCCGGCGGTTCGGCCTCCACCTGGTCGAAAATATCGAAATCTATATTATGGGCTTTAAGCGAGTCCTTTACGTCCGCCAGCAGGTCGGCTTTCACCACTCCCTTATCGGTAACAATGAGCGCCTTTTTCGCGCTTAACTGCTCTGCTTCCTTTCCCACCTGGCTGACGGTACCGTTCCCGAATATGACCTTGTTTGGCGACAGGAAAGTGTTCACTTTATTCATCATGGAACTACCTCTCTTTCTTTCATCGAAATTGGTATACCGCAACCATTTTAGTACGTAAAGCGTCAAGTATCAATAATGGTGCGTGAGAAAATTTAATAGATGGAGACGGGCAGAAGAAAAAATTAATTATCGAATCGGAAACGAATGGAAAATCTTATGTGTACAATGAATCTGGGAATTGCGCTATTCGATGTATTTTAGGCAGTCTTCGATTTGTTCAAGGTCGCAGACTATTGTGGGGGAGGCAGTATCGATGCCGACGATACCATCGCGGTCAACAGTATATTTAAACTGGCTATATCTCTTGGTGAGATAGTGAGGATAAAGGCTGTGCTCTGCTGAGGGAAAATTCGCCATATCATTTGTGGCCAGGGTAACGGCTGGAACCGCTTTCACTCCCTCGATTACCCTCATTGATTGGAGGGTGGACGTTATGATGTTATGCTCATAGCGTGCCGAGATATCTTGAACTGCTTCTATCAGACTTGAAGATAGGGCTGGCGATTCAGCAATTAACATCTTTGAATTCAAAAAGCTGAACTCCATGCCGTTTTCTGCCTGGGCGAATGTGAAATAGCTCTTCCCCAGTATTAAAAAGAAGAGGGAAATAATGACGATAAACACCACACGCGGTACGTGAATAAAAAGAACTCTCATGCCACCCGACTACCTCACATTATTTCCATTAAGCATATGTATTTAGTTTAATACCTGAAGTGTCGATAGTAAATCACCCATTCTTATGATTCCCCATACTCTAATGGGTGATTTATTAATTAGTAAAAAAGGTGGATTATAGCTACAGTGGCGAAAGAGTCGGGACTGAGGAACGTGAGGTTGGGTAACGTCCGTCTGCTGGGCAATAGCTATTGAATACGCTAGTCCGTTGGCTTGACCATGCGGGGATGGATGGCCATCAATCCACCATCGACAATTAGTACCTGTCCTGTGATGTAATCTGATTCTGAAGAAGCGAGGAACAGGACAGCATTGGCGATATCCTCTGGTTCTGCCGCCCTTCTTAAAGGTATTCTATCCATACCTTCGATGAAGTCAGGTCGATCTTTGACCGCCGACTTAATCAGCTCGGTCATGGTCAGGCCAGGGCTGACCGCATTTACCATAATATTGTATTTCCCCAGCTCCACAGCCAAGGCCTTGGTGAGCTGGACAACGCCTCCCTTGCTGGCCCCGTATGCTGCCAGTCCCGGTGCACCGATGTGGGCGGCCAGTGAAGCAATATTGACAATCTTCCCCCTTTTCTGCTTTATCATCTGCGCAATAACCGCCTTGCTGCATAAGAACTGCCCTTTAATGTTGATGTTCATGGTTCTGTCCCACTCGGCCTCAGTCAGCTCCAGCAATCGCGTCATTTTAGCCACACCGGCATTGTTTACGAGTATGTCTACCCTTTTATAACTATCAAGCGTCTTTTTAACGAGTATATCTACATCTTTGGCTTTAGATACGTCAGCCTGTACCGGTAATGCCTGACCTCCCTGAGCATAAATCTCCTCAGCTACCTTCTCCGCTTTTTCCAGGTCAATGTCATTTACTACAACCGTGGCGCCTTCTCTGACCAGCGTGAGGGCAATGGCCCGCCCGATTCCCTGACCGGCTCCGGTTACTATGGCTACCTGTTTTTTCAACCTCATTTCGATTCACTCCTTATTACTTCGCATAAGATGAGTTATATTATAAACCTATTTAAGCCGTTGTCAATAGACAAAGGTTCAAAATAATAATGCGGTGATAGCGGAGTGAGAAAGTCTGTACTGGCTATTCGGGGCCAATAATAATGCGTTGACCATCGTAGTACGGCACAATATCATATACATCTATCTGGCTGGCATACTCAAGGTCATCGGCAAAGCCGATACTTTCCAAATAGCGGCCATGTTCGCTGGCAGTGAGCACAGCAAGCGGGTTCTCCACGTTCATTCTGGAATACTCAGCAGCCAGTATAGCCGCATCGCTTGGCTCAGGAGATATTCCGTATTCAGCTAATTCGGACTGCAAGCGGGGCACAATCAGTCCGGCGCAGTATGTGTCCTCCAGCGATGCCTTACTATGACATCCCGCACAGATAAGAAAAATCCTTTTTAGTGCGTTATTCATAGCTGCTCTTACAATTACGGAGGACACGGCGGACATATTGACCAGCGCCGCGAGGTACATGGGCCTGGCACCGCCTTTATAGGCCTTTCGCAGAGCCGGTGTGCCATTGGTGGTTGAGAAGTAAATAACCCTGCCGGAAATTTTATTTGCGTCATGATATTCGGCAGGTGAGTTACCCAGATGAAATCCGGGAATGCGCAGTCCTCCTCTTTCCCCGCCGAGAAGGAAGGGGATGTCATTTTCTGATTTCGCGCAGCGCCTGGCCTCCGCAGCAGTAATGCAGGGGCGCACTTCGCTGGCGCCGTTCGCCAGTGCTGCAACTATGGTGGTGGTGGCGCGGAGGACATCGATAACCACACACAGTGCGTCTTCAAAACGAGGCGGCAGCAAACGGGGAGTTAAAACAACGTCTATTTTCATTCTCTACGCTAATAATGGTCATGAATCAGGCTCAGGCGGTAACAGTATATCATATAGCGCAATGGAGACATAAATTGCTTTGAAGTCACGGCTGGGCAAACAGTAAGTAATAAATCTGGTTAGTGATGTATAAAAAGAGAAGCGGGCTCAGTACAGGACTGTCCCGCCTCCTTTATTTATCTCTTCTATACGTTTAATCTATCATCAGCCCGGGAAGCCAGGTGATTAGCTGCGGGAAAAAGACCAGCAACACAAGAACAGCCAGGACTATGATAACGTAGGGGATGACACCTCGTATTATATCCATCACCACTACGCCCAGAGATGGGTCGGCCGCACCGCGGCAGATGTAAATCCCCATGGCGAAGGGCGGCGTCATGAAGGAGGTCTGGAGGTTGACGCAGACCATGATGGCTGCCCAGATCGGGTCAAAACCTAGCACTGCGAAGATGGGGGTGATGATGGGCACCATGATGAAGAGGATGCCTATCCAGTCGATGAAGAAGCCGAGGAGAAAGACGACGAACATGATGACGCCGAAGGCGCCCCATTTACCGCCGGGCACGTTCAGAATAGCGTTGGTCACCACTTCCCCGCACCCGTAACCTAGAAAGACACCGACGAAGGCGAAGGACATGGAGCCGACGAGGAAGATGAACCCGGAGAGCCTCAGCATCGTCGTCAGCACGTCTTTCAGGACGGTAAGATTGAAGCGACGGTAGCCCATTGTCAGTATCATGGACATGAGGGCACCGGAAGCGGCGGCCTCGGTGGGCGTGGCGATGCCCAGGAAGATGACCCCCAGCACGGAGAATATGAGGATGGCCGGCGGCACCAGTGAGCCAGCCAGCATTCCCGTCTTCTTCCAGAAGGGAACCGTTCTTTCTTCAACAGGCACTGGCGGCCCGATGTCATGCTGCACGAAGGCACGAATGACAACGTAGCCGACATAACCGGCAGCAAGGAGGAAACCGGGTATGAAGGCGCCGAAGAACATCCTGCCTACCGATATCTCCGCCATCGGCCCGTAAACCACTATCATGACGCTGGGCGGGATGAGGATGCCCAGGATGCCCCCGGCGGTGCAGGCACCGGCGGCAAAGCTCTTGCTGTAGCCCCGCTTTATCATCGAGGGCAGGGCAACCAGCGTGAGCAGCGTGACCGAGGCGGTGATGACGCCTACGGTAGCCGCCATAACCGTACCCACCAGGATGGTGACCACCGCCAGCCCGCCGCGGAATCCTCCCAGCCAGAGGTAGAGGCTAGTATAGAGCTTCTCTATTATACCCGAGCGTTCCAGCATCGCCCCCATGAAGACGAAGAGCGGCACCGCCAGCAGGACGCGGTTAACCATCAGCCGGTACACGCGCAGGTAAAAAACGTCTGCCACTCCCTCTCCCCAGAGAAAGATGCCGACGGCAACACCAATGAAGCCGATGATGTAGGCCAGGGGGAAGCCGGTCATCACCAGGACCAGGACGCCACCGAGCATGAGGATGGTAACCAGTTCAGGACTCAGTTCCATAGGCCCTCCCCTTTACTGTATGGTATAGGTTGCGAGAGAGGTTGGCCAGGCCCTGCATGAGCAGCAGCGCGAAGCCGAGGAAAACCATCGTCCGGAGTGGGTACCACGGGGGGTACCAGTAGCCCTCCACGCTTTTTTCCATGACGCCCCAGGACCACATCATCTTGTCCCAGGAGGCGAGCACGACCAATCCAATTGGGGGAAGAAAGAAAAGGAAGCCACCGATAGTATCAACGATGGCTCTGCCGCGCGGTGACATGTGGATGTAAAATACGTCCACCCGGACATGGCCGTGCTTGCTCTCCGTATAGGCATAGCCCCAGCAATACAGAGACATCCCGAGGGCAATGCCGACCTCGTAGCCCCATACCGTCGGCGCGTGGAAGGCATAACGGGCAACAACGTCATAGACTATGACCAGTATTAATAGAAGCCCAAACCAGCGAGCGATGCTTCCTGCTCCCTCGCTGATGAAATCAACTGCCTTAAAAACTCTTCTCATCGTTTTTCATTCTCGTTAATGCTAGAGTCCCCTGCTTCGGTTTCCCGAAGCAGGGGACTTTTGGCAACTACATGCGCTGCCAGCCGTCGCGGTACGCAGCCCGGAAGGCCTTAATTGATTCCCATACCTTGTTGAAGAATGGGTCCGCAGCCGCGCGCTCTGCGTAGAGCTCATTGCCGCGTCTGAGCATCTCGTCCCCAATCGAGTCGGGGATGAACAATACATTGGCGCCCTTCTCCCTGAATACCGGGATAGCTGCAAGGTCCTGCTGAGTCATGAAGAGGTAGTAGTTCATGGCCGCAGCCTTGCCCATTTCCGTCGCCATCATCTTGAGGTCGTCAGGCAGTGAATTCCAGGTATCCGTGTTCCACATCTGTGGCTGCCACTCCTGGGGCTGGCGGACCGAGCCCAGATAGAAGTAGTCGCAGACCTCGTACATCGCCATCGACAGGTCATACCCGGGAGAGCTGAGCTGGTAGCCGTCAAGCACGCCTCGCATCAAGGACTCATAGGTCTCCTCGCTGCTCAGCGTGACCACGGAAGCGCCCATATCGGTGAAAATCTTGCCGTCATCGCCGGCAGTTCGCAGCGTCAACCCCTTGAGGTCAGCGGGCGAATTGAGCGCTTTCTTGGTGCTGATGAACATCTCGGGCACAGTCTGGAACCCGGTAGGGAAGACCACGTTGTAGTCCTTGGTCATCTCGCTCAGCAGTTCAATGCCCTCGGACTGCATCCAGAAGAACTGCTCGGTTGGCGAAAGACCGCCGATCTGGTAGGTGAACAGGTTGCAGGCGGGACCGAAGCGGTCCATCCAGTACATGGTGCAGGTGGTGGCGAAGTCGAGCACGCCTTCGTGAATGCCGTCAAGCTCCACCATCGACGGGACGATTTCGCCGCCGGAGTGCGGGGCCATATCAAGCCGGCCGCCGCTGGCAATTTCGAGGTTAGCCTGAAACTCTGCCACCCCCTTGCAGAAGGTGGAGCCACCGCCAGCGTGACACTGGGCAATCAGAGTCCATACTTTCTCAGGTTGGGCTGGAGCCGGAGTTGGAGCTGGTGATGGTGCTGGAGTCGGTGCTGGTGCCGGAGCCGGTGCCGGAGCAGGTGCTGGAGCGGGAGCCGGGGCCGGAGCGGGAGCTGGTGCCGGAGCAGGTGTCGGTGCTGGTGCGGCACAGGCGCCAGCAATAAGGCTGACAATTAACAGTAGGGACAATAACCCTAATACTATCGCTTTTCTCACTAAGTTTTACCTCCTAATTGATGAAAATACAGTACTAACCGGTATTATGGTTATAACTGAACTCAATCACCCCCTTTTTACCAATTTCTCCGTGATTAACCATACACTCACATTACAATTTACGAGTGTAGGGTTTAACCATGCTGGTCAGATGACCGCTTTGATATAGATTTTAGCAAATAAGCTACTTATAAAATAATATTTGTTTTTATAATTGTCAAGAGTATATATTAATTTTGATTTTCTATTTTAACACAGTAAGTCAATAGTAACCACTAATTGTCGATAAAAATCTTTAAAAAAGTAAAAAAGTGGCCTAATTTTATGCATGTTCCGGAAGCATAACATAGATTGGGGCATCTGAACGGAAATAATAATCGGCATTGAATTATGCGTATAGCAGTGCTAACATCCATTATATTTGGCTATTGATTCAGGGCTGAGGGTTACTGTTTCAGGTTATCGGAGGTAAATCTTTATGCGCTACAGGCACTGGCTAGGCCTGGGAGCAAGTATCATCCTGGGGATGATATTCTTGATTTCGGGCATAGGAAAACTATTACTTCAAGGAGAATTGTTTGAGACATATTTTCCCGGCTTTCTCGACTTTCTGACACTGGACCAGACCAGGCTCTTATTTTACGGGCTTCCCTATGTTGAAATTGCCATTGGCGCACTGCTAATTGTAGGGTTTGCCACCAAGCTTATTGCCGCTTTGACCTCATTGCTGATTGCTGCTTTCATCGCCAGCAACGTCTGGTTCATCACCCATGGAATGGGTTTTGAGCCTTGCGGATGTCTGGGCATTTTTGACAGGTTATTTCAGAGTAAGCTCTCCACACAGCAATCATTTTATATCGATATAGCAATGTTAGCTCTAATATTGATTACCCTCTTATGCTATCAGCGCAGTTTTACCAGTATCCGCCCCTGGTTTCTAAAAAAGAATTAAGCTCGATACATCAGGTCCAAACCGGGGGTGGTATAGCTCGAATATCGCTAACAACGTCAATTATTACCGGTTGGTCTATATCAAGAGACTTACGCAGCGCAGCTTTCAGCTCGTCCGGTTTTCTCACCCGTATACCAGAGCAGCCCATAGCTGTCGCTACCCTGGAGAAATCGATATCGGTAAATTGCCATATATCATCGGCACTGCCGCTTCCGCCAGAGTATGCTTTTTCCGCCCCCTTTTTCACCTGATTCATGGAGCGGTTATTATTTACTATTATTAAAACGTTAATACCATATCGGGCGGCTGTCTCCAGTTCTGCCACGTGATACCAGAATCCCCCATCCCCGGTAAAGCATATTACGGGCCTGTCAGGTGAAGCACATTTAGCTCCAAGTGCTGCGGGAAAGGCCCACCCCAGGGAGCCAGCACACCTTATATAGGTTTGCCCTGCCTGCTTTATATCTACCATAGTGCCGGTCCAAATTGCGGAATGACCGGTGTCTGAAATTAACAGGGCGTCTTCTGGCAGGAAATCCGTAATCTCTTTGCACAGGCGTTCCGGTCTGATAGGCATACTGTTAGAGTTGTACATTTTTTTAATCTGGTCTTTCCATTCTTTCTTAACCTGATTTATGCGCTGAAGCCAGTGTGTTCTCTGTTCAACAGGCTCTATTGTCTCAATCAAACGACGTAATGTTACTTTAGCATCTCCTAAAAGGGCCACCTTTGTTGGGTAGTTCCTCCCGAGTTCTGAGGGGTCTATATCTATCTGCATAACAGAGGTGCCTGGACGGGGAATTTTCCAGTCATTGGTGACCTGGCTGCCGGTGCGACTGCCGATGAACAAAACCAGGTCGGCTTCCGACACGGCTCGATTTGCACACTGAGTGGAGTACGACCCAGTTACCCCAACGGCAAGGGAGTGGTCGTCTCGAATCGTTCCTTTACCGTTTAGCGAAGTTACCACCGGGATAGAAAGCCTTTCGGCAAACTCAACTAGTTCGGTACAGGCCTGAGAGGCTTTTACTCCCCCACCTGCCACTATGATTGGCCTTTGTGATTGAAAGAGGACCTTGGCTGCTTGCAGGACCAAATCTCGCTCTGGTTCCGGTCTGAAGACAGGAAAGTGGCTGAACTGTTCTTCAATTACGACTTCCAGGTCAGCCCTTTGCTCCATGATTATTTCACCTCTAATCCCTTGAAATTCAAGGTGCACCGGCCCCGGTGGTCCGGAAACCGCCTCTCTAAAAGCCTGGCGAAGGAGCAAGGGTAATTGTTCAACCGTATCAACGGTGGCATTGAATTTGGTGACGGCGTCAAACATTGGTTTGTGCTCGATTTCCTGATAAGCGTGCCGGTATCTGTACAGAGACCTCCTGCGACCGGTAATTGCAATTACGGGGGACAAACCAAGGTAGGCATCCTGGAGCCCTGCGGCCAGATTGGCGGCTCCAACGGATTGTGACATACAAACTCCTGGCTTATGCGAAGCACGTGCATACCCATCCGCCATATAAGCAGCCGCTTTTTCGCTATGGGTCAATATCCGCTTTATACCCTGCTTTTCC is a genomic window containing:
- a CDS encoding 2-phosphosulfolactate phosphatase codes for the protein MKIDVVLTPRLLPPRFEDALCVVIDVLRATTTIVAALANGASEVRPCITAAEARRCAKSENDIPFLLGGERGGLRIPGFHLGNSPAEYHDANKISGRVIYFSTTNGTPALRKAYKGGARPMYLAALVNMSAVSSVIVRAAMNNALKRIFLICAGCHSKASLEDTYCAGLIVPRLQSELAEYGISPEPSDAAILAAEYSRMNVENPLAVLTASEHGRYLESIGFADDLEYASQIDVYDIVPYYDGQRIIIGPE
- a CDS encoding amidohydrolase family protein, encoding MAKADCVIRGGLVVSGKGITRADILVGNGVIQQVGENLEAPKAIDASGKYVLPGILDVHNHPVYADKMDTFSISAAYGGVTTVIPFFGNLAAWGTPGKTSEVIKRMIEEGERISYLDFAVHAAFFAEDDVKAEVPELLKIGVPSFKMFMTYPKRGMMMPDDKMLAAMAVAAADGGLAMVHAENGYAIDYLVEKFIADGKVSREYFMPSQPNILEVDAVRKAATYAALTDCPLYYVHLSAREIPEIITGMKQEGRRIYGETCPQYLSLTNQSVLEKGALGKVGPPLREKEDNEAIWRGLASHAIDTVASDSCNVKMEQKEWGGASTDFISGSEAKPKPGNIFEARFGMPSVEPMLQVVYHDGVNGGRITLPRLVQTMCENPAKIFGLYPKKGVIQEGSDADIVVFDPSLPSTLSAEKMHSNADYTLFEGKEVMGAPVFSMQRGEVLIEDGQLRRKQGSAKFLPGNRDLAAYAKNGFPVE
- a CDS encoding DoxX family protein, with protein sequence MRYRHWLGLGASIILGMIFLISGIGKLLLQGELFETYFPGFLDFLTLDQTRLLFYGLPYVEIAIGALLIVGFATKLIAALTSLLIAAFIASNVWFITHGMGFEPCGCLGIFDRLFQSKLSTQQSFYIDIAMLALILITLLCYQRSFTSIRPWFLKKN
- a CDS encoding thiamine pyrophosphate-binding protein, whose product is MSGAQYIAETFKGYGVTHVFFVPAILHEGMMEMEKQGIKRILTHSEKAAAYMADGYARASHKPGVCMSQSVGAANLAAGLQDAYLGLSPVIAITGRRRSLYRYRHAYQEIEHKPMFDAVTKFNATVDTVEQLPLLLRQAFREAVSGPPGPVHLEFQGIRGEIIMEQRADLEVVIEEQFSHFPVFRPEPERDLVLQAAKVLFQSQRPIIVAGGGVKASQACTELVEFAERLSIPVVTSLNGKGTIRDDHSLAVGVTGSYSTQCANRAVSEADLVLFIGSRTGSQVTNDWKIPRPGTSVMQIDIDPSELGRNYPTKVALLGDAKVTLRRLIETIEPVEQRTHWLQRINQVKKEWKDQIKKMYNSNSMPIRPERLCKEITDFLPEDALLISDTGHSAIWTGTMVDIKQAGQTYIRCAGSLGWAFPAALGAKCASPDRPVICFTGDGGFWYHVAELETAARYGINVLIIVNNNRSMNQVKKGAEKAYSGGSGSADDIWQFTDIDFSRVATAMGCSGIRVRKPDELKAALRKSLDIDQPVIIDVVSDIRAIPPPVWT
- a CDS encoding TRAP transporter small permease subunit, producing MRRVFKAVDFISEGAGSIARWFGLLLILVIVYDVVARYAFHAPTVWGYEVGIALGMSLYCWGYAYTESKHGHVRVDVFYIHMSPRGRAIVDTIGGFLFFLPPIGLVVLASWDKMMWSWGVMEKSVEGYWYPPWYPLRTMVFLGFALLLMQGLANLSRNLYHTVKGRAYGTES
- a CDS encoding 3-oxoacyl-ACP reductase FabG, whose translation is MRLKKQVAIVTGAGQGIGRAIALTLVREGATVVVNDIDLEKAEKVAEEIYAQGGQALPVQADVSKAKDVDILVKKTLDSYKRVDILVNNAGVAKMTRLLELTEAEWDRTMNINIKGQFLCSKAVIAQMIKQKRGKIVNIASLAAHIGAPGLAAYGASKGGVVQLTKALAVELGKYNIMVNAVSPGLTMTELIKSAVKDRPDFIEGMDRIPLRRAAEPEDIANAVLFLASSESDYITGQVLIVDGGLMAIHPRMVKPTD
- a CDS encoding TRAP transporter large permease subunit, whose amino-acid sequence is MELSPELVTILMLGGVLVLVMTGFPLAYIIGFIGVAVGIFLWGEGVADVFYLRVYRLMVNRVLLAVPLFVFMGAMLERSGIIEKLYTSLYLWLGGFRGGLAVVTILVGTVMAATVGVITASVTLLTLVALPSMIKRGYSKSFAAGACTAGGILGILIPPSVMIVVYGPMAEISVGRMFFGAFIPGFLLAAGYVGYVVIRAFVQHDIGPPVPVEERTVPFWKKTGMLAGSLVPPAILIFSVLGVIFLGIATPTEAAASGALMSMILTMGYRRFNLTVLKDVLTTMLRLSGFIFLVGSMSFAFVGVFLGYGCGEVVTNAILNVPGGKWGAFGVIMFVVFLLGFFIDWIGILFIMVPIITPIFAVLGFDPIWAAIMVCVNLQTSFMTPPFAMGIYICRGAADPSLGVVVMDIIRGVIPYVIIVLAVLVLLVFFPQLITWLPGLMID
- a CDS encoding iron-containing alcohol dehydrogenase; translation: MMNKVNTFLSPNKVIFGNGTVSQVGKEAEQLSAKKALIVTDKGVVKADLLADVKDSLKAHNIDFDIFDQVEAEPPARNVDDGARMAVENGVDLVIGVGGGSSLDVAKGISIVVKNKGKILDYAGLELVPLRGLPKILIPTTAGTGSEVTRVIVVVDEAQHLKAAVHSNMNLADVAIVDPMLTLSMPSKVTADTGVDALVHAVESYVSALATPFSDVLSLEAVRLIAAYLPAAYAKAENIEARYHMSLAATLAGMAFTSSNVGAVHALSNILGIKYHLSHGRANAVMLPYVVDCNKIGSLKKYAAIAQAMGENTEGLTSYQAVEKLVAHIFRLLEIVNIPARLSDYGITKADIPALVEGGMKLSRLFVPNPRNLTEDDVKDIYTKAL